The following are from one region of the Halolamina litorea genome:
- a CDS encoding DEAD/DEAH box helicase — protein MTDLSLAEFYDAVEAEGRPLLTAGQFARRVDSSQADADEALARLAADGLLERVDVETDPVVWYPTEWGELASRERVVVFPERREIVVDRPTQYTQARLSQFAHLVDTTGTEPGTRGYLYRIRPEDVWSAPFDGVADLILSMRGVFPRRYEGLEEWVESQWKRANRFRLYTHEDGYVVLAAATDDLLGNVAMEKLDEDAIRAPISDTEAWVNEDAVAGIKRALYEAGYPVVDERDLESGDPIDADLTTDLREYQQSWVDSFLEKQAGVLVGPPGSGKTVAALGALTEVGGETLILVPSRELAGQWREEIERHTTVDPENVGEYHGGRKELRPITIATYQIAGMDRHRKLFDERQWGLIVFDEAHHVPAPVFRQSAALQSKHRLGLTATPVRESDDETDIYTLIGPPLGTDWSALFDAGFVAEPEVELRYLPWDDDMAENEWANADGRERHVLAGTNPRKVEEIERLLDEHDGKALVFVDYLDQGDAVADAIDAAFVSGETPHHRRERLFESFRTGDREALVVSRVGDEGIDLPNAELAVVASGLGGSRRQGAQRAGRTMRPVGRAEVVVLATHGTSEEEFARRQMRHLAEKGVRVHETVVGSADAAEEAAGKDTDGEGADNEATGEADDETDDQVGDDPSVE, from the coding sequence ATGACCGATCTCTCCCTCGCGGAGTTCTACGACGCCGTCGAGGCGGAGGGGCGGCCGCTCCTCACGGCCGGCCAGTTCGCCCGGCGCGTAGACAGTTCTCAGGCCGACGCCGACGAGGCGCTGGCTCGGCTCGCCGCCGACGGCCTGCTCGAACGCGTCGACGTCGAGACCGACCCCGTCGTTTGGTACCCGACCGAATGGGGCGAACTCGCCTCGCGTGAGCGCGTGGTCGTCTTCCCCGAGCGCCGCGAGATCGTCGTCGACCGGCCGACCCAGTACACACAGGCGCGCCTCTCACAGTTCGCCCACCTCGTCGACACGACCGGGACCGAACCCGGGACCAGAGGCTACCTCTACCGAATCCGCCCGGAGGACGTGTGGTCGGCGCCGTTCGACGGCGTCGCTGACCTGATCCTCTCGATGCGCGGCGTCTTCCCGCGACGGTACGAGGGGTTGGAGGAGTGGGTCGAGAGCCAGTGGAAACGCGCCAACCGCTTCCGACTCTACACCCACGAGGACGGCTACGTCGTCCTCGCGGCGGCGACCGACGACCTGCTGGGCAACGTCGCCATGGAGAAACTCGACGAGGACGCGATCAGGGCGCCCATCTCCGACACCGAGGCGTGGGTCAACGAGGACGCCGTCGCGGGGATCAAGCGCGCGCTCTACGAGGCGGGCTACCCCGTCGTCGACGAGCGTGACCTCGAGAGCGGCGACCCCATCGACGCCGACCTCACGACCGACCTCCGGGAGTACCAACAGTCGTGGGTCGACAGCTTCCTCGAGAAGCAGGCGGGCGTCCTCGTCGGCCCGCCGGGGTCGGGCAAAACCGTCGCCGCCCTCGGCGCCCTCACCGAGGTCGGCGGCGAGACGCTCATCCTCGTCCCCTCCCGCGAACTCGCCGGGCAGTGGCGCGAGGAGATCGAGCGACACACCACCGTCGATCCGGAGAACGTCGGCGAGTACCACGGCGGGCGGAAGGAGCTCCGGCCGATAACCATCGCCACCTACCAGATCGCCGGCATGGACCGCCACCGCAAGCTGTTCGACGAGCGCCAGTGGGGGCTGATCGTCTTCGACGAGGCCCACCACGTCCCGGCCCCCGTCTTCCGCCAGTCCGCGGCGCTGCAGAGCAAACACCGCCTCGGCCTCACGGCCACCCCCGTCAGGGAGAGCGACGACGAGACGGATATCTACACGCTCATCGGCCCACCGCTCGGCACCGACTGGTCGGCGCTGTTCGACGCCGGCTTCGTCGCCGAACCCGAGGTCGAACTCCGCTACCTCCCGTGGGACGACGACATGGCCGAGAACGAGTGGGCCAACGCCGACGGCCGCGAGCGCCACGTCCTCGCGGGCACCAACCCCCGTAAGGTCGAAGAGATCGAGCGGCTCCTCGACGAGCACGACGGCAAGGCGCTGGTGTTCGTCGACTACCTCGACCAGGGCGACGCCGTCGCCGACGCCATCGACGCCGCGTTCGTTTCGGGGGAGACCCCCCACCACCGCCGGGAGCGCCTGTTCGAGTCCTTCCGCACTGGCGACCGCGAGGCGCTAGTGGTCTCCCGCGTCGGCGACGAGGGGATCGACCTCCCCAACGCCGAACTCGCCGTCGTCGCCTCCGGCCTCGGTGGGTCCCGCCGCCAGGGCGCCCAGCGGGCGGGTCGCACGATGCGCCCGGTCGGGCGCGCGGAGGTCGTTGTCCTCGCCACCCACGGCACGAGCGAGGAAGAGTTCGCCCGCCGGCAGATGCGCCACCTCGCCGAGAAGGGCGTGCGCGTCCACGAGACCGTCGTCGGTTCGGCGGACGCGGCAGAGGAGGCAGCTGGGAAGGACACGGATGGAGAGGGCGCCGACAACGAAGCCACCGGTGAGGCCGACGACGAGACGGACGATCAGGTCGGTGACGACCCGTCGGTTGAGTGA
- a CDS encoding erythromycin esterase family protein yields the protein MTNDTTDTTRTESTDQPTTATVRAALRAHAHEVGTRGPTADFPPGSLPDALDDASIVALGEGTHGTREFFRLKHRLLRWLVTEVGVRTFAMEANAPEARLLDEYVTHGRGDPKAGLEGLYFWTWQTEAVLSLVEWLRTFNEGRPLADRVRFRGFDAQYTQGAVDALREHFGDGLPPTVANDLELVADDGTRPMQDDRVGERIDAAERVTPCVRELDDTDERVLRWLRTIEQATTYKQRLLDWQSGADDSDAERAAMEAVIRVRDRAMAENVAWIEGRTDGPVVLWAHDAHANRDRHSVRGSGAAAASMGSHLADRYGDDYYTVGFAFAGGSFQAIDRTGAGRGLRSFTLNEPLPGTVERVLDDTGVGTAMVDLRAGAVDSRLGDWLLRPRERFSLGATYDGEPDGYLTAYRFAEAFDALCFVPETTRARPLG from the coding sequence ATGACGAACGACACTACCGATACGACACGAACGGAATCGACTGACCAACCGACAACTGCGACGGTTCGCGCGGCCCTGCGCGCACACGCACACGAAGTCGGGACTCGTGGCCCAACAGCAGACTTCCCGCCGGGGTCGCTCCCCGATGCACTCGACGACGCATCAATCGTCGCGCTGGGGGAGGGGACTCACGGCACGCGGGAGTTCTTCCGGCTCAAACACCGGTTGCTTCGGTGGCTCGTGACCGAGGTCGGTGTCCGGACGTTCGCCATGGAGGCGAACGCTCCCGAGGCACGGCTGCTCGACGAGTACGTCACCCACGGGCGCGGGGACCCGAAAGCGGGGCTGGAAGGCCTCTACTTCTGGACGTGGCAGACCGAGGCGGTCCTCTCGTTGGTGGAGTGGCTCCGGACGTTCAACGAGGGGCGTCCCCTCGCCGACCGGGTTCGGTTCCGTGGGTTCGACGCGCAGTACACGCAGGGGGCCGTCGACGCGCTCCGAGAGCACTTCGGGGACGGCCTCCCGCCGACGGTGGCGAACGACCTCGAACTGGTCGCCGATGACGGGACGCGCCCCATGCAGGACGATCGGGTCGGGGAACGGATCGACGCCGCCGAACGTGTGACCCCGTGCGTACGCGAGTTGGATGACACGGACGAGCGCGTGCTCCGGTGGCTCCGAACTATCGAGCAGGCGACCACGTACAAACAGCGACTCCTCGACTGGCAATCGGGGGCGGACGACAGTGACGCCGAGCGGGCGGCGATGGAGGCGGTGATCCGCGTCCGGGACCGAGCGATGGCCGAGAACGTGGCGTGGATCGAGGGGCGAACGGACGGGCCGGTCGTCCTGTGGGCACACGACGCCCACGCGAACCGCGACCGGCACTCGGTCCGTGGCTCTGGGGCCGCCGCGGCGTCGATGGGAAGCCACCTCGCCGACCGGTACGGCGACGACTACTACACGGTCGGGTTCGCGTTCGCCGGCGGTTCGTTCCAAGCGATCGACCGTACTGGCGCGGGCCGCGGGCTTCGTTCGTTCACGCTGAACGAACCCCTCCCGGGAACTGTCGAGAGGGTGCTCGACGATACGGGGGTGGGAACGGCGATGGTCGACCTGCGCGCCGGCGCTGTGGACTCTCGACTCGGTGATTGGCTCCTCAGGCCGCGAGAACGATTCTCGCTGGGTGCGACCTACGATGGGGAACCGGACGGTTATCTGACGGCGTACCGATTCGCCGAAGCGTTCGACGCGCTCTGTTTCGTCCCGGAGACGACCCGGGCGCGACCGCTGGGTTAG